The DNA window CTAACAATGCGTCTATTGTAAACGCCCTGCGAGGTCTAGGTCCGACCGGCAGCAGTGCCGCTGTGTCTGGTGCTTCTGGTTCTGGACTCAACCTTGGACACAGTGTGACAGCTGGTGCATACATTCCACCAGACATATTCGGCGCGGTACTAGCCTGCCGCGCTAAGAAAGCTCTGTTGAAGCTCGCCAGCGCCTGCAACTCGGCGTTTAAGCTATCTTTTTCACCTTTATGCAGCTTAAAGCGCTTTCTACGCCGTAGCAGCGACCCATTCTCGAACATGTCGAAGGCTTGCGGATGCAATGTCCAGTAGGCTCCTTTGCCGGGTCTATCCGGGCGACGGGGCACTTTCACGAAGCAGTCGTTGAATGAGAGATTGTGACGCAGCGAGTTTTGCCACCTCTGTGTATTCCTCCGATAATATGGGAACCGATCGGTGATGAACCGGTATATTTCTGACAGCGGGAGCATACGTTCCGGCGAGCTCCAAA is part of the Pararge aegeria chromosome 2, ilParAegt1.1, whole genome shotgun sequence genome and encodes:
- the LOC120634214 gene encoding fork head domain-containing protein FD4-like, whose protein sequence is MPRPTRESYGDQKPPFSYIALTAMAIWSSPERMLPLSEIYRFITDRFPYYRRNTQRWQNSLRHNLSFNDCFVKVPRRPDRPGKGAYWTLHPQAFDMFENGSLLRRRKRFKLHKGEKDSLNAELQALASFNRAFLARQASTAPNMSGGMYAPAVTLCPRLSPEPEAPDTAALLPVGPRPRRAFTIDALLEPDTRTTPSPQAAPHHPHCPLPLPPSPYLLAAQRYHAELLAGLQQSCLPPLWTWRDTSQFSHYTLNS